In a single window of the Raphanus sativus cultivar WK10039 chromosome 9, ASM80110v3, whole genome shotgun sequence genome:
- the LOC108823955 gene encoding secretory carrier-associated membrane protein 3 → MANRYDPNPFAEEEEVNPFANPGSIPPASNSRLSPLPPEPVGFGYGRTVDIPLDNNDRSGTQNLKKKEKELQAKEAELRRREQDVKRREDAAARAGITIEVKNWPPFFPLIHHDIANEIPVHLQRLQYVTFATYLGLVLCLFWNIIAVTTAWIKGEGVTIWLLAVIYFIAGVPGGYVLWYRPLYRAFRTDSALSFGWFFLFYMLHILFTVFAAVAPPVVFKGKSLAGILPAIDVISGNTLVGIFYFIGFGFFCLESVVSIWVIQQVYMYFRGSGKQDELRREAARGALRAAV, encoded by the exons ATGGCTAATCGCTATGATCCGAATCCTTTCgctgaggaagaagaagtcAATCCCTTCGCT aaCCCAGGGAGTATCCCTCCAGCATCGAATTCAAGACTCTCGCCTTTGCCTCCAGAGCCTGTTGGTTTCGGTTATGGTCGGACCGTAGACATTCCTCTTGACAATAATGACAGATCCGGTACACAG aatttgaaaaagaaagaaaaggaactTCAAGCCAAAGAAGCTGAGCTAAGACGACGAGAGCAG GACGTCAAAAGGAGAGAAGATGCTGCTGCACGAG CTGGAATTACTATTGAAGTGAAAAACTGGCCGCCTTTCTTCCCACTGATCCACCATGACATTGCCAACGAAATCCCCGTTCATCTCCAAAGGCTACAGTATGTTACATTTGCAACCTATTTGG GGTTGGTTCTTTGTCTGTTCTGGAATATTATTGCCGTTACTACAGCTTGGATCAAAGGAGAAG GAGTGACGATATGGCTTCTTGCCGTTATTTACTTCATAGCGGGTGTCCCAGGAGGCTATGTGTTATGGTATCGCCCCCTCTACCGTGCCTTCAG AACTGATAGTGCTTTGAGCTTCGGATGGTTTTTCTTGTTCTACATG CTCCACATTCTTTTCACTGTATTTGCTGCTGTTGCTCCACCTGTTGTCTTCAAAGGAAAATCTCTTGc TGGGATCTTACCTGCAATAGATGTCATAAGCGGTAACACATTGGTTGGG ATATTTTACTTCATTGGGTTTGGGTTTTTCTGCCTTGAATCAGTGGTCAGCATTTGGGTTATTCAG CAAGTGTATATGTACTTCCGAGGCAGCGGGAAACAAGATGAGTTGAGACGAGAAGCGGCCAGAGGAGCCCTGAGAGCCGccgtgtga
- the LOC108826015 gene encoding glycine-rich cell wall structural protein: MTTKRTVLFTLLLLTLTLSHSRPTGPKSVSDQLKKDSKGNNNKNDKGYGSGGYFGPGTGSVPGTGFGLPGFTGKDWGNIGGGYGGGYGGPSGGYNKGGVVRPTVVCKEKGHCYMKKLRCPAKCFKSFSRSGKGYGGGGGGGGCTIDCKKKCVAYC, from the coding sequence ATGACTACAAAACGTACTGTCCTCTTCACGCTCTTGCTTCTCACACTAACACTCTCCCACTCACGCCCGACCGGACCCAAATCTGTCTCGGACCAGCTCAAGAAAGACTCCAAAGGTAATAATAACAAGAATGACAAGGGATATGGTTCAGGAGGATACTTTGGGCCTGGAACCGGATCAGTACCAGGAACCGGTTTTGGATTACCGGGTTTCACTGGTAAGGATTGGGGAAACATTGGTGGTGGATACGGTGGTGGTTATGGCGGACCTAGCGGTGGATACAACAAAGGAGGTGTGGTGAGACCAACGGTGGTGTGTAAAGAGAAAGGTCATTGTTACATGAAGAAGCTGAGGTGTCCGGCCAAGTGCTTCAAGTCTTTTAGCCGCTCCGGAAAAGGatacggtggtggtggtggaggcggTGGCTGTACCATCGACTGTAAGAAAAAATGTGTGGCTTATTGTTGA
- the LOC108826226 gene encoding uncharacterized protein LOC108826226, whose protein sequence is MVSWLMTIKSVLISTGVASVGLLLKVSVPVAVDFSVSQAPIMWSSLLSWLKPPYLYILTNGIIITIVASSKYYRSTSHHDEEDDGIIYGGGGGDYKLQTELIVHDQASPRMLEVNDAQFGFVVETPPSPKLEPEEAEVIDVVTMVEGEDEIEPELENVTVREGSDFVGTDDDVMLPAADSNRNHLPERMTESENLPPSEKPLVSSRFGHRKSVKASQQGGRSMLRVTKPKRNETLENTWKMITEGKSTPLTKQLYRRSDTFSRGDSGGSGEARPVYKKSETFRDRTNYYQSQETVAKEKAKGKVMKEPSLGQDELNRRVEAFIKKFNEDMKLQRMESLRQYQEITGRGV, encoded by the exons atggtgTCGTGGCTGATGACTATCAAGTCGGTGCTGATATCTACCGGCGTCGCCTCCGTGGGACTTCTACTCAAGGTCTCTGTCCCAGTGGCTGTCGATTTCTCCGTCTCGCAAGCTCCGATCATGTGGAGCTCTTTGCTGTCGTGGCTGAAACCGCCGTATCTCTACATACTTACCAACGGAATCATCATCACCATCGTCGCTTCTTCCAAGTACTACCGGAGCACTAGCCACCACGACGAGGAAGATGACGGGATCATttacggcggcggcggcggcgatTATAAGCTCCAGACGGAGCTGATTGTCCATGACCAAGCTTCTCCGCGGATGCTGGAGGTGAATGATGCGCAGTTCGGTTTCGTAGTCGAGACTCCGCCGTCTCCGAAACTGGAACCGGAGGAGGCGGAGGTAATAGATGTGGTGACTATGGTGGAAGGCGAAGATGAAATTGAACCGGAACTTGAGAACGTGACAGTGCGGGAAGGTTCTGATTTTGTTGGAACCGATGACGATGTGATGTTGCCGGCGGCGGATTCAAACCGGAATCATTTGCCTGAGAGGATGACTGAATCGGAGAATCTCCCTCCGAGTGAGAAACCTTTGGTTTCTTCAAGGTTCGGCCACCGGAAATCAGTTAAAGCTAGTCAACAAG GTGGAAGATCGATGTTGAGGGTAACGAAGCCAAAGCGGAACGAAACGCTGGAGAATACTTGGAAGATGATAACTGAAGGGAAGTCAACGCCGTTGACCAAACAGTTGTACCGGAGATCCGACACGTTTAGCCGTGGAGATTCCGGCGGTAGCGGCGAGGCCAGACCAGTTTACAAGAAATCGGAGACGTTCAGGGACAGGACCAACTATTACCAGTCTCAGGAGACGGTGGCGAAAGAAAAGGCGAAAGGGAAGGTGATGAAAGAGCCGTCACTGGGTCAGGACGAGTTGAATCGGCGAGTTGAGGCGTTTATCAAGAAGTTTAACGAAGATATGAAGTTACAGAGAATGGAGTCATTGAGACAGTACCAAGAGATAACTGGTCGTGGGGTTTag